The Kryptolebias marmoratus isolate JLee-2015 linkage group LG1, ASM164957v2, whole genome shotgun sequence sequence TCGATGTGTTGTTGATGTAAATTGAACACTTCTGATGTCACACAGGTTGACATAATCAGTTTGTTGTGCACAACATAATGTTATTGCTACTCGTAtacttttcatttaaagaagtcattaaaaagtttttattgtttttttttatcttatctgGAAAAGAGCTCTTTTGACTTTGCTTATTTTACCGCATTATCTTGAGACATATTTGCATCACATTGTACATTTGTTACATGGGCTTAGTTTGATCcgcttttaaacaaagaaatagcagctttttgtgtccgaccaatcagagctgaGAGGAGGTGGCGAGCCTTAAggccctctctctctctctctctctctcacacacatacacacacacacacacacaccaaaccaACCTCAGAAATCTGTGGAGATAAAACTCCCCCCGGCTGTGTTCCTTcacatcagctgcttctggGCTAAAATAACAGAACCTGTGAAAAGAGTTGCTTGTTTTTGAGACATGGGGATGGCAGACGGGCTCGGGTGTGATGAGTCGGGTTTGCTCTGTGTAATACTGTCACCTCACTTCACATGCATTCATCTGCTGACAAATTAAACAGAGAAAGTATTATgaagttattttactttttacaacTAGAGTCACTATCTGGGACATTTcatcattacttttttttaaatcaaaaacaaaacaaacaaacaaacaaacaaacataaattgGATCCAAATGTtagacaaactaaaaaaatgtgacagtttGTGCACATGCTATTTCATTATTTCTCATTACACAGGTACTTGTGTAAAATTCTGTGGCACAAAAggtggcagcagcagttagctgtagcactcctGGTGCAGTCTGGGGCATGTTTGATAGGAATGTCATGCACTGAAATACTTCTCGTGGAATAACCATATAATACAACACTGacggtggtgtaaaggtttataaaatagcttttgcacAAACCACTATGAATTGTTAGATTTTAACataacagcaatccactttggccttggaGCTcctcagattagctgttagctcatcggtCTGGTCTGATTTAAACTCTATTCTTCTGagctgaggctgttcaaagagctatctacaacaggtaagatattcactgtttgttcataacctttcgaACCCCGCTTCAAAAGATATGAACTCTCTTTTCCAAAAAGAGTTTCTGAAGAAACATGGTCATAATATACAGTAtgaagagctttttaaaaaagcatagAATTCTGTTATAACCAAAAATAACATCCTAAATCTTTAAAGGAGCATGAATAATGCATTATTTAGCTTAAAAGATGCTGGAAGGCAAACTTTGTTCCCTTTAGATGGAGCCGGGCAGACAGTTTTTATCTGCTTCTGGGCTTTTTCTGAAGTCATGCTGCAACTGACAGATGATTTCAGTGAAAATATTGTGAAAGGAGCAAATTTATTCTCAGCTATGAAAGCGTGTGGTTTTCCCAAAGGTTAAGGTACTCCTCCTATGATAAACTCCTTAAACAGTTCTTCATCTaaaaatatggcaaaaaaaaaaagtttctgtaTTGCTGCAGTTGAATCATATCTGGTGGAAGTGAAATTCATGAAAACGAGCTAAACTGGGTTCATGGCGGTCTCAGACACCCAGGTCCCTCATTAGCAGTGCGCAGGAACACCAGAGGTTATGTTGACACCCTGTCGGTTCATCCCTTGATCCGTCGCTgcctttttcatcttttcaacATTCTCTCAGGCTCGTTTTTTCCCCTTGTTTCCCTCCCTCAGCAGAGCCTTTTCCCCTCTATTTCCCTCTTTTATCAGATCAAATGTTTACAAATTCCTCTTGTGCTGTTTGAGGCTGTAAGGTCGGCGATGAGCTTAAACAGAAGAATGGGTCACCATGTCTTTATTGAAACAAATGTCCTCCGGTAAAACACTATTAATGCACACGCTTGCGCTGCGTGCTTTAATTACAATTTGGAACTCATTAGCATCAAGCAAAGTGCTGTTTACTATACTGCATGTGATAAAGCCTAGCCAAGCGGCAAACGGTAGTAAAACTGTTCCCTTTTCTTCTGCTGACACAGAAGGTTTTGCGTAACCTCCGTCATTGTCCTTGAACATGTGTAGCTAGGGAGACAGAGCAGTGTTGTTTTGGGGGTGGGTGGTGAGCACCAAATGACTTCATTTCAGAGTGTGAAGCTCCAAGAGTCATGCCAGTTCTGAGAGATTATTCACTGTGCACTTCCAACTACAGCAGAAGCAGGCAAACTGTGACACGGAGCCAACGAGCTTCAGAAATGTTACAGGAACACAGAGAGCACATGCTGTTCAGTTAGCTGCCCTCTGTTAGCTGCTAACGTGAGCTAAGCTAATCAGTCAGTGAACATTTACAGGGAAAGACTCACacgtttaaatttattttcacaggTCAACGCTCAAAGGTTTCTGTCAAGTTCgctcatttttgaagtgatgttctgtctcaTAGTTATTGGTGGTTAGTACAAATCAGCCATAGAGCGGGGAgcatggagaaaagggcagaagtctttgttcaggctaatagctagccaaaGGAGGGCCCGTTTTATATTgcttttcaggcttataaaacaactcattctttaaaaaacaatacattggTGGGGAAGAACTactttagctaatattaaaatTCTACACCAGAGCTGGGTTGTATTCCCCTGTCATAGATCACTTATATAACAGGATCACCTCTCTGATTGAAATATTTggcatttcagattttttaatgtttctctgacagattttttaaatttattttttctgatttaaaatctagttgtgttttaaatgaactcatctGGGCCGACCTGAGCTCACCAGTGGGCCGAATGTGGCCCCCGGGCTGCCAGTTGAACAGCCTTGCTCCACACTTTAGCATGACaccctgtgtttagtttgttgctgttttcacaaacaaaacaacgtCCGTATTACAACCCAAACAAATGTATGTGTTCTGAGCATAGATAGACTATGTAATGGTTTGCGTCCTAACGCTGCTGAGTCCATCAGGAGTTGAGTAAACATTCGACTGACGAGACGCTGATGAGGTGGACTGACACGTTCAACAGCCTCAGCACCAGTGACATGATCCACACAGCAtatctatgctcagcacacaaaCATTGATGTTGTAACACGAAAGCTGCCTAAACAAACAGATATTTGACAGAAGATCACTGTAAAAAATGACCATACTATCCCTTTATTGATGAAGTTTAAATTGCTTCTtgttgttagtttaaaaaaacttgaagAATGACGTATATGACAGACTCACACTCCTGTGTTTAGTCTtagcaaaactaaacttaaagcAATATTCAAGATATTTTcaatcttacctgttgcagatagctctttgaattttCAAAGAATGAGTACCTTTACACTTTTACCACTTTCAGATTCATGTTTAGATAGATTATAAACAGATAAgtctatattttattaaaaacgagactgaaacaaaagttgtgaaaaatatGAAACGTATTTTCAAGGTGGGTTGCTGTATTACCAGTCCAATACTCTTAACATACTTTAACTCAGACAGTCTACTAAACTCAACTCTAATAACCTTATGATCCTAATATGAAACTAATGCAAAGTGTctacataaaaaactaaaactgaagttGACTTGAGATGCTCTGAAGATGTTTTGACAGCATTAAGGCCAGTAATTGATGAAAGTTCAGATTTTATCACCAAGCAACTCAGATGGTCATTAGAATGTGTCCTAATTAGGGACATAAATGTCCACACCCAATGTCAAAGCACTTTATCGACCAGcttatgaaaaatattttactggataaaaagaaattttctcaatctttcaaaaacaacactggaaaactttgatttgaatAGAAACAAACCAGATGTAagaatatctttaaaaaacatagCAAATAAGTCTCTTGATcttacatgtttttaatatatttgtgtgctttttttttttgtctgtgtcctTAAGGAGTGGCTTGATTTGCGCTGCAGAGGTGTCCGCAACGCCAACGCGTACATCCTGGTGTACGACATCTGCTGCGTGGAGAGCTTCGAATACGTCAAAATGATCCGGCAACAGATTGTCGAGAACAGGTAAACTCGTGTCTTTAAATGCAACCTCTGACATCCTGCTCACCCTGACTGGTGATAATCTAACATATAGCTGACCTGCCACCTTTTTTGGAGGTAATAAAGCTATTTTAGGGCCTCCAACAAAGCCCTTCAGCGACTGTGGCAGTTATATTCAATCTTTTTGGGGAGATATCTTTTCATTTAGCACATTCCTCCTTGAAATCCTGACAGCTTTGTTATGACATTTGATATACCACCGCGGTACGAGTGCTGTCTAAGATGTCACTAGCGATTTAAGGAATCTTTGGGGgatatttctgctttaattggacagaagcagaaaaagaaagatgcagGGGTTGAGATCCACAGTGAAAGGCTAAAACCAGAAGGCAGAAAAAGACCCCAGAATAATCTGCTCGATCATCCTCAATCCTGGCGAACCtgaatatatttacatataGAAAGGCAGATTTGGGAACttcatttgtttgctgtgttgtACATGACCAAACGGCCTTTCCACAGTTCGTCACCGCTTTCTTGGAGCTCCATGTTTATGGCCCAAGACAGAAACCTCATTATCGCCGGCGGGATGGCTCAATGCAAGAGGAATCCAAAACAGGAGTAATATACAATCCTCAGATCTGATGTCGGAATAAAAAGAGACGCAGAAACAGCTGAGAGGGGACATGAAATCATGAGTAATGGAGGTTTCCTGGCTTTTCTTTTCATACTTGTCACCAGGAAGGGATCCGGTTCTGCAGAAATCTCTTGGAAACCGGAGTAACAGCATTTTTTCTGTCCTATTTTTAAAGTTCTCCATCATGAAGCCTTTTCTTTTGAGCTCCTGACAGTGTTCTGACTTCATTTCCTCCAAGTTTTTATACACACACGCCTGCACAGATTCCCCCTCTGCAAAAATATTCAAGACTTCTTTAAGCCTATGTGAGGACAATAtaaggggaaaagaaaaaaagtagacCTCAGAGCTCAAAACTGTAATTTTAGTCCTTCTCTGTATGCAAGCTACCAGTCTATCTATGGAAATATGCAAATCCTTATCAGACAATGATGctaacctttatttaacaaaagaagaaaagtttaattGATTAAGCGGCAGCTTTAATGGTTTAAATGTCTGCCTTGCCTTTGCTGTCACTTAGTCCGAGATTCATAATCCTGTTTAACACCTCTCAGTGAATTCTGCTTCACTTCAAGGATTACTTTAATAATCCGTACTCTTCAGTTAGTTTTCATGAAGACAAATGCTCTAAACTGAGCAGAAATCAATCTTAATTATTTCCTCTATCTTGATGTGAAAGTCTCAAAGGTTTCCTTCTCCAACGTTAATCAGACGGGTTTGGAAACTTGATGCGATTGTCCTACAGTTGATATTTTTAGTTGGACTCGGATTTGCAAAGAAACAGGCCTTGAGGGCCAAATTCCCAACTGTGTCTTGCTTGCCATACATTTTCATGTCTAATATTGCTGCAAGCCAGCTTCTGCAGAGTGTGGTGGGAGGCCCCTTGAGCCTGTGAGCTCTAATACTCCACTCTGCCCCCTCATACCtctgaagacacacacacacacacacatacagtacacaGTGACAACCACTTTGACAAACACCAAGACGATAGCtggtctttttaattttttttttctcctcatattttctctgcagggaaggcagcagcagcgagGTGCCAATCCTGGTGGTGGGCAACAAGAGAGATTTGCAGCGGCAGCGCTTCATGCCCCGCAGGGCGGTGTCAGTCCTGGTGAAGAAGACCTGGAAGTGCGGTTACGTGGAGTGCTCTGCCAAGTTCAACTGGCACGTAGTCCTGCTCTTCAAAGAGCTGCTGGGCATCGCTGTGGCGCGGGGCATGCGCCAGAACCACACCTCCATCCGTCTGCAGGGGGCTTTACAGAGGAACCGCTGCACCGTCATGTGACCCCCCCCGAGAACTCCCTCCACCCAACACTCTCTCTTGAGTGCTGGGGGGAGCAGCACTGGAGAAAAGGACTTTTATCGTAATGGCTGGAAAATACCCTGTGGCCTCCTGCTTAACTGAGCTGATTTTTCATAATGAGGTTTATTTGACTCTTGCGCTGTAAAAGacactaaaataaacattcacaCATGGTCATCCAACCACTTCCGGTTCGAATTCTGCCCACTGTGTGGAAACAAGGAAGCAGGTAGAAGCAAAGGCAGGGGtaaacaaattaacaaacagcacatttttatttttctttctcacatCAGCTTGACAGCTAAACATTTCAGGCTGTGCTTCCCAATGTAACACAGCATCTATAGTCTACATATCAGGTCTGCAACCGGGCCTGACAGCATGGAAGCTGTGCTTGTAAGACTCAAAACAGAAAGGCAGCAATATTATTTGAGTCTTCCTTTTAAATTTGTCTCATTCAGTAAGGTCAAAGACACAAGTTTACAACTGACGCTTGGATTTAATGAGGACATGAGGCCAATGATCCACAGAATCAAACGAccaagattaaaaataataacgtCCACAAAGGTTATCTCAAAATGTACATAGATGAATATAATTAGGTTGTGTTTTACTTTAGATCCAAGGAGGTAGCctgagtttttctttcctcttacATGTCCCTGTTACAAATTTGGCCTACAGTAAAGTTGTTTGTTCAGACCAAggttgttttaaggttgtcttgcagcaaaaaaaaaaaaaaagtactgcaGTCCCTTATTATGATGTACTGTGGGGCTTTAATCTGCTCCCTCTCCTCACTCAGTCTCTGTTTCAGATGAGTGCATTAAATCCGTGGATCTGTGGGACATACAGGAGGCTGCCTAAAACAGGAAcctggtttgtttgtgtgctttatttactttatttgtgaGCAGCTTTGTGGGGAGCAAAATGTTGGACCCTACACGTTTAAGGTGTAGTTTCAGGGTTAATATACTGGAAAAAGGTTGAGGCTAGAGAAGGATTTAGTGATGGGTTTCCACAGAGataggtgtgtgtctgtgtttgtgtgtgagagaggaggtggaggagacaAAGGGAGGCAGGTTTCATAGCTGACATTC is a genomic window containing:
- the rasl10a gene encoding ras-like protein family member 10A; translation: MVETLSIAVIGAPGVGKTSIIRQFIYNDFSEAYTPTRSRYVHRPSVILNGNMYELKVLDVPPITSFPASASQEWLDLRCRGVRNANAYILVYDICCVESFEYVKMIRQQIVENREGSSSEVPILVVGNKRDLQRQRFMPRRAVSVLVKKTWKCGYVECSAKFNWHVVLLFKELLGIAVARGMRQNHTSIRLQGALQRNRCTVM